The Juglans microcarpa x Juglans regia isolate MS1-56 chromosome 2S, Jm3101_v1.0, whole genome shotgun sequence genome has a window encoding:
- the LOC121252758 gene encoding peptidyl-prolyl cis-trans isomerase FKBP53, translating into MGFWGIEVKPGKPYPYHSDNVQGKLHITQATLGLGSSTERCIIQCFVGHKNPVFLCSLLPDKNESCPLNLEFDNDDLFAFSVIGPRSIHLSGYFEADDGYAIQDHYESDSSGEDIGETQTEDSSDFDSEDDYDEDFIDDSDLEMYSPSHMPNSGVVIEEIVDNEKPTNGNGQLKRKMKNQSSDSENHRESQQQIIVKSGVVPVLESEDDDGFPVSAAHKSNANIQKPETEAEITEKKITEKTKKKTKANDGDHAAGLKRKVESNDQDDHPERQKRKNKKKGKEQAKEGNALLSGKDTEMNIPVDNEKRPEELKRSPNLDQVSPVGNDHDQKLSNEKGPDLDVDLVPGKSSAEKKKKKKKKKTQESEGKTNVDQTISAVGNQELDETQGKDKSSQVRTFSNGLVIEELAMGKPDGKRASPGKQVSVHYIGKLKNNGKIFDSNVGRAPFKFRLGIGQVIKGWDVGVNGMRIGDKRRLTIPPSMGYGSERAGKIPQNSWLVFDVELVDVR; encoded by the exons ATGGGTTTCTGG GGAATTGAAGTGAAACCGGGCAAACCGTACCCTTACCACTCGGACAATGTGCAAGGAAAGCTTCACATAACTCAG GCAACATTAGGCCTCGGCTCTTCAACAGAGAGGTGCATAATTCAGTGTTTTGTAGGACATAAGAATCCAGTTTTCTTGTGTTCTTTGTTACCGGATAAGAATGAGTCGTGCCCTCTAAATCTTGAATTTGATAATGATGATTTATTTGCCTTCTCGGTGATTGGCCCCCGTAGCATTCATCTCTCTGGTTATTTTGAGGCTGATGATGGATATGCCATTCAAGATCACTATGAATC TGATTCTTCTGGGGAGGATATTGGTGAAACACAGACAGAGGATTCATCTGACTTTGATTCTGAAGATGACTATGATGAAGACTTCATTGACGACAGTGATCTTGAGATGTACTCACCTTCACATATGCCAAATAGTGGAG ttGTAATTGAGGAAATAGTGGACAATGAAAAGCCTACAAATGGAAATGGTCAGCTAAAACGAAAAATGAAGAATCAATCAAGTGACTCCGAGAACCATAGAGAAtctcaacaacaaattattGTCAAGAGTGGTGTTGTACCTGTTTTGGaaagtgaagatgatgatggttttCCAGTTTCTGCCGCACATAAAAGCAATGCTAATATTCAGAAGCCCGAGACAGAAGCTGAGAttacagaaaagaaaataaccGAGAAAACCAAGAAGAAGACGAAAGCAAATGATGGTGATCATGCTGCTGGCTTAAAAAGAAAGGTTGAAAGCAATGACCAAGATGATCATCCAGAAAG gcaaaagaggaaaaacaagaagaagggGAAAGAACAGGCTAAAGAGGGAAATGCTCTTTTATCTGGTAAGGACACTGAGATGAATATTCCTGTTGACAATGAAAAGCGGCCGGAGGAGTTGAAGAGGAGCCCCAACCTGGACCAAGTTTCTCCCGTTGGGAATGACCATGATCAGAAGCTGTCAAATGAGAA GGGCCCTGACCTTGATGTGGACCTTGTTCCTGGAAAAAGTTCagcagagaagaaaaaaaagaaaaagaagaagaaaactcaGGAGAGTGAAGGGAAAACTAATGTGGATCAAACAATTTCAGCAGTGGGAAATCAGGAGTTAGATGAAACGCAAGGCAAAGACAAGTCATCTCAAGTGAGAACATTTTCAAATGGGTTGGTTATCGAGGAGCTAGCAATGGGCAAACCAGATGGCAAAAGAGCTTCGCCTGGAAAACAG GTCAGTGTCCATTATATTGGCAAGctaaaaaataatggaaaaattTTTGATTCGAATGTGGGAAGGGCACCCTTTAAGTTCCGCCTAG GTATAGGACAAGTTATAAAGGGGTGGGATGTTGGGGTTAATG GCATGCGTATTGGGGACAAAAGAAGACTCACAATTCCACCATCCATGGG CTATGGATCTGAACGAGCTGGGAAGATACCGCAAAATTCATGGCTCGTGTTTGATGTAGAGTTGGTCGATGTTCGTTGA